The DNA window CCTCCTTTGAAGCTGGAGGAACTGGAAGGATGCTGAGCTCACAGTGATCAATGTGTCGTCCCAGGCATCTACAGAACTCtgttcacttatttttctttcttttccctaCCAATTGATCCAGTGATCCAGTACTGCAATATATCCGTCATGCCTGGGGAAACTGAAACATCTGCTTCCTTCAAGGTGTCAAGATAATTGGCACTTATCCTATGTGAAACATCGCTAAGAGAAGACATATTCAGTTCAGTTCATTTATTCTGTACTCGAAACGTTGAGCTTGAGCTTATGTATCTTCATAAGGAATattctcttgtgtgcatgtttacGGATTTGACTTTTGCGTTGATTTAGTAATTGTTTTGTAATTTTGTGTAATGATAATACCAACTGTATGCTGAGTTTTCTCTTTGCTCCTTTTGTAGTGTTCTGTAGATGGCTTTATTGTTCTTCTAGTTGCAAATTTTCATCAAAATATATTATTGTCTGAGCATTTAGTATTGGTAGTAAGTTGGCTGCGTAAGTCTAATAGTGGTTGACGTACTGTTGACAGTGAGCCCATTACGTTTTGTAGCATAAAAGCATGAACACTGTAGTTTGTTTTCTGTCATGAATTTTCACCTTGCAGGatgaggccttgtttggatgtccatgtattgagatgaatacatgagCATCATAACAAGCTCTGATATGGATCCGTTTCTAATGCAAAATATGGAATGCGGGAGATGTGCTAATTGTTCGGATGCATTGTTATTTGTTCCAAGTGTGTAATGCAGGAATAAAAGTTTTTTCTTGATTCGTTGGCCACCAATTAAGAGTAACTGCTTGATAGGATGCTACCACTAGCCCGCTAATCTACAAGATCGATGACCGATCATGCACGTGGATCTGTACAACCTCCATGCGTGTATTAATGGAATCCATAAGTCATAGTGGATATACACAGACTAATGCATGAGGGCACATCTAGTGTTCTCGAGTGGGAAAGGAGATCTTGAGATGGTCTATGGCGCCACACATGACAATGGTGTTTACTGCGTCAATTGGTGAGTTGCTCTGTCAGCGGAATAATAGCAGTAGATGAAACAGCTGTAGAGGTGCTATATGTCCACTGACAGAATAAGTAGACAGAATATTATCAGTTGGTCTGCAATTCTATTCGAACGGCTCCATGTGATGTGAAACCTAATTAAATGGTTGCAAGTTGCCGTGGCATCACTATGTGACGTCAAACGAGCTGTTAATAATTTTGGATTTCCAACCAACAACGTTTGTCACTTTGTGACGTCAAACGAGCTGTTATTAAAATACGCTGGCCCGTGCGAATGTACTCCCACCATCTCAAATTAAAAGTCATCATAACTTTTTTTTGAGAGTCAGTGCATCTCAAATTTGACCAatgaaataataatatttatgataccaaataagtatcattagattcttcattaattatattttcatagtatacctatttgatatcataaatctttTGCAATTCTCTCTATGATTTTgttcaaacttgagatgctttgactctctaaaaaaaagttggaatgacttataatttagaatagagggagtaaTAGTTAAACCCTCGTCTACATTCATTACCATAGAATTTTGAGCAAAGCATCAGATAATAAGCTATTTTAAGTAAAGTCTAGAGTTGTCTCACTCACCCCTTCACGCTGGATGAAGTCTCGGCCGCCTTATTCGCCATAGACACCAACTCCAGTCCTGGCCCGAACGGCTTTGGACCTGCCTTCTAAAGGGCTATGTGATCCGAGACAAAGCATGATATATCTCCTTGCTCTTCTCAACTCGTTCCACTCCAGCTCACTTGATTTGGACAGGCTAAACCCCGCTCACCTCGTACTCCTCCCCAAAAAAGAGGGAGCGAACTCTGCTGACGCCTTCCACCCTATCTCCCACTAGAACTACCCTACGAAGCTCATCACCAAAATTCTGTCTAACAGGCTCAGTCCCTTCATCCCGGCTCTGATAGACCCGGACCAGACTGGGTTCGTTCATGGGCGAAACATTGTGGAAAATTTTGTTTACACGGCCGACCTGCTTAGCTGCTGCTTCAAACGCTGAGCTCCAACTGTTGTGCTCAAACTCGATTTCAAAAAAGCACATCCTTGACAGCTTCTCAGGCAGCCACCGAGCTTCACTTCAATTTCAGGAAGTCCACCTTTGTACCCATGAACCTTGATGCCGTTGTCGCCAAAAACATGGCAAACATTCTGTAGTGTGATATCTCGTCCTTCCCCCAGCCATAcctcactactggaaacaaagactttgccgagtgcaaaattctttgccgagtgttaaaaatcgagcactcggcaaagaccttctttgccgagtgccgcactcggcaaagaattgcactcggcaaagagttctttaccgagtgtcgggcactcggcaaaggacttctttgccgagtgccaaactttCGGCAAAagctcggcactcggcataggctgccacgcgtaacggtgttcggccacgtccttctttgccgagtgcctgctgttaggcacttggcaaagatttatttttttttaaaaaaaattctttgccgagtgtcctagatctggcactcgacaaagatttaatttttttttttagaatttctttgccgagtgtcccagatctggcactcggcaaagttttattttaaaaaaaatactttgtcgagtgcccctcaCACGACACTtgacaaagatttaattttttttttaaaaaaatgtctttgccgagtgcctctgtgaaggcggcactcggcaaagaggaattttttttaaaaaaaatcaaaaccctctttgccgagtgccttattcttggcactcggcaaagttttttttgttttttttgtttttggcctccaaattttttgtgcaaccCTTTTAAAGCACTagaaactcctagttagaatttgggatttttttgtggctttttgatatatttagttactttatttcctttacttgaattttttcgaaaaatataattttgaactgcacgtggtacgaccaatggaatttaatgattcaaaaaatgatagtcatgttactgagtgtagtgtgaggccgtatccaggaatggACCCAAAaattcggacatcttgttcacgaaacatgaccgcgaacttgcgtgcgaagtgtttttaaattctataaaaaacaaacgaagtccgaaaatcatgaaacttattgagatatcgtgatatcatatgtggaggctatgataaaaatttcagaagatttcgtgcacgttgccacgtacgatgcttacaaagcaggacatctctacatgtgatatctgacaacacatgtagagatgttctggtttgtaagcatcgtacgtgacaacgtgcacgaaatcttctgaaatttttatcatagcctccacatatgatatcacgacatctcaacaagttttatgattttcggacttcgtttgctttttatagaatttaaaaacacttcgcacgcaagttcgcggtcatgtttcgtgaacaagatgtccgaatttttgggtccgttcctggatacggcctcacactacactcagtaacatgactatcattttttgaatcattaaattccattattcataccacgtgcagttcaaaattatattttttgaaaaaattcaagtaaacgaaataaagtaactaaatatatcaaaaagccataaaaatcatcaaattctaactaggagtttctggtgctttaaaagggctgcacaaaaaatttggaggccaaaaacaaaaaaacaaaaaaactttgccgagtgccgaggcacgacactcggcaaagggggtctttgccgagtgccaagaataaggcactcggcaaagagggttttgaatttttttaaaaaaaatttactctttgccgagtgtctttacaggagcactcggcaaagacatttcgaaaaaaaaaattaaatctttgctgagtgccgtgtcagggacactcggcaaagtatttaaaaaaaatctttgccgagtgtcagatctgagacactcggtaaagaatttttttaaaaaaaaacttctttgccgagtgctaggctcGATAAAGAGGcgattaaaaaaattaaaaaccttTTGCCGAATGGCagatcgcgggcactcggcaaaggggattTAACCCCGCAGCCCAGCCCATGCCGCGAGGAAGTCTGAAACAGAGAGGGAGTGAGCAAGCGTCACGCGAGAGCTGGTGCTCCGGACCACCACGCGGATGGGCTCGGGCGACCAGGCGGCCAACCCCCTCTCTTCCTTCCTCCGCCAACCCGGCGCGTTCTCCCTCTCCCGCCGCGTCGCCATGGCGCgcgacgccaccgccaccgccgtgccCGCGCTCCGCCCCTGGCTCGTCGACCTCCTCCcggtcctcgtcgtcctcgtcatcGCCGCCCACGTCCTCGCCCTCGTGCGTCCTCCTTCCTCCCAACTATCCTCCGCTGCATCTCCTGTTATTGCCACCTGCTGGATGAGATTGGGGGTATGAATTGGGCTTTCCGTCGCAGGGTTACTGGATCTACAGGCTCGCCACGGATGGGTCCAGGCAGCCCGCGCGGAGCAAGAAGCACTAAGGGGACGGCGCCCGCGGCTAGATGTAAGGCTATTCACGTCTTCTCTCTCATAGCTCTGGTGCTCTCAGTGAATGTTAATTTTCTGAGGACGAGGAATTCCTGATTACGCGATTGCTGCCTGGTGCCTGCTAGGCTCAGGCAGGTGCTCGAGATGCTGATTGGCGAAATGCTACGTTGAGAACAGGGAATTTAGTTACTCTTACCAATTAGCCTGTGTAGGATTTGGATATCTGACAGATATTTGGGGGTCCCTTGGATTTGGATATAGATGCAGTGTAGGATTGGATGGTGATACTTTTGGGGATGGTACGGTTGGTGGATtagaactccgcctatggtggggcgcctttggtgtctcagcatagcaggtcccaagccctggtaaaggaggagggttgtgttaggcgtggcgagccaatgtaaaaacttagccactttaatggagatgaaacccgaaagaaaatcgttggggcgtaaccctcttagcgacgcgctatatcagaacccgggtatggtgttaaatgggcaagggccgggtcgtcacccccgtgacgcgccgtgtcgtgatctgggcttGGTGTCAAGTGACCaaagatcgggtcgtcgcttccttagtggcgcgctacatcggcgcccgggtgtagtgaaaaatgagtaagggtcttcgcatctgagtcgacgggtgcgaagggtaaggaagctagtcgaaccaactaggatccgtttaggtagttggaatgtagggtcacttacaggtaagttaagagaattagttgataccgcgactaggaggcgtgtaaatatattatgcgttcaagagactaaatggaagggtcagaaggcgaaggaggtggacaatacaggtttcaagctttggtacacagggacagtcgcgaatagaaatggagtaggagttttgattgataagagcctcaagaatggtgtggtgggagtgagaaggcaaggagataggattatcttagtcaagcttgtcgttggtgatatggtcttgaacgtaattagtgcgtatgccccccaagtaggcctcgacgagagtgctaagagacagttctgggaagacttagatggcctggttagagctatacctagtagtgagaagctttttataggaggagatcttaatggacatgtaggtactacaagcgcaggtttcgaggcagttcatggaggttttgggtatggtagtaggaatcaggagggggaggaagttctagacttcgcggtagcttttgacctgatgatagccaacactttctttagaaagagagaatctcatctagtgaccttcagtagcggacaacactgtagccagattgactttgtcctcgcaagaagaaaggacaaacgagcatgcttggattgcaaggtgataccaggagaatgtgttgtttctcaacataagcttttggtggcagattttcgttttcaggtgcgtgcccgtagggataaacaagctaagattgaaagaacaaagtggtggaaactgaaaggggagacgtcagaggtatttagggaaagggttatcaaagagggctcttggaaggacgaagacgacataaacaacatgtgggacaagatggcaaccaacattcggaaggtagcctcagaggtgtgtggagtaaccaaaggaaggggacgcgaggctaaagatacttggtggtggaacgaggaagtccaaagggctattaaggagaagaaagaatgctatagacgtttgtaccatgacaggagtgtggacaacatagagaagtacaaggtggcaaagaagactgcaaagcaagctgtaagtgtggcaaagggtagagcgtacgaggatctttaccaacatttgagtacgaaggaaggagagaaggacatttataggatggctagggttcgtgagagaaagacacgggacttcaaccaagttaagtgtattaaggatgaaagggagcatctcttggtgaaggaggatgagatccgacatcgatggcaagagtattttgacaaattgttcaatggtgagaatatggacacaacctttcagttggatgactcttttgatgacaccaataggcgctttgtacggagaatccaagaatctgaggtcagagaggcgttgaaaaggatgaaaggaggtaaggcgatgggaccggatggtatcccaattgaggtgtggagatgcctcggggacatagctatagtatggctaaccaagctgttcaaccatatttttcgatcgaacaagatgcctgatgagtggaggagaagtatattggtaccgatctacaagaataaaggggatattcaaagttgtacgaattaccggggaattaagttgatgagccatactatgaagctatgggagagagttatcgagcatcgcttgagagcaataacgcgggtctctatgaaccaatttggtttcatgcccggaaggtcaaccatggaagccattttcttagtaagacaagttatggagcgatatagggagaagaagaaggacctacacatggtttttattgacttggagaaggcttatgataaaataccaaggaatgttatgtggtgggctttggacaaacataaagtcccaacgaagtacgtcgggctcattaaggacatgtacaacaatgttgtgactagagttcgaacaagtgatggagacacggatgacttcccgattaggataggactacatcaagggtcagccttgagcccttatttgtttgctttagtgatggatgaggtcacaagggacatacaaggggacatcccttggtgtatgcttttcgcggacgatgtagtgctagttgatgaaagccgaacaggagtgaaccagaaactggagttatggcgggagactttggagtccaaaggttttagactcagtagaactaaaactgagtatatgagatgtgacttcggcactactactcaggaggaggaaaatgttagtttggaaggtcaagtagtgcctaggaaggatacctttcgatatttaggatcaatgctacagagggacggggatattgatgaagatgttagccatagaatcaaagcagggtggttgaagtggcggcaagcgtctggtgtcctatgtgacaaaagggtaccacagaagctaaaaggcaagttttataggacggcgattagacctgctatgttgtatggtgcagaatgttggcctacgaaaagacgacatgttcaacagctaagtgtcgtggaaatgcgtatgttgcgttggatttgcggtcatacaagaagggatcgagttcggaacgatgatatacgtgagagattaggggtagcgccaattgaagaaaagcttgtccaacaccggttgagatggtttggacatgtgcaacggagacctccagatgcaccggtgcgtagcggaatcctaagtcaggatagtaacgtgaagagaggcagaggaagaccgaagttgacttgggtagaggcgataaaaggagacttgaaaggatggaatatacccaaagacttagccttagataggagtgcttggaagacagctattcacgtgcctgaaccttgattgcttctgatgggtttcaactctagcctaccccaacttgtttgggacttaaaggctttgttgttgttgttgttgttgttgttgacggttggtggattAGGATTGCTTTCTTCGTTGCCACTTCAGTATGAAATTATTGAACCCTTTTAGGAGAACAATTATTGAACCTCGCTCATTTTTGTATCTTCTTTTTATCGGTAACTTATTTGTTAAGCTTTTTTTATCAACTTATCCTGCTGATCTGCAACGCCTGTCTGACGGCATTTATCACAACATAGTATATAAGAATTAAATGTTAAAACTAGCCTATGGTTCGTGCCTATATATTTTCTGACCAAGCAGTAGCTCTTTAGTTTTGGTGTCTACGGCCTACTACTATGATGCAGAACTAGAACTAAGGCTAATTCGTTTCATAATGCCAAATTCTTTTGTAGAGGCAAGTTGGACTACTGAAGCAAGGTTGCTTTCCTGAGCATGCTGGTGAGTGCCTGAGCATTTGGTTCACATTGTGGTTGAATTAGTTTTCTCTTGACTAAAAAGAATTGTGGCAATTAGAAAACTAGCATATTTATAACCTGTGAGCAGCGAACTATCTGGGACCAGTATTATACATCAAAGTATCTAGATGTTCACATGAGAATGATGTTAATAGATTTGTCATCAGACATATTTCTACGCATTATAGTTTTGTTAAAAGTTTCTGTTATCTGTTTAGAAATAGTAATGATCAATGACTGTCATGCTCTAAATTGCAAGTGAATGAAGAACGAAGGTAGTACTTGGGGTATTTGGCATTCATGTTTCTTCAGTTTGGTCTACGGATTGAGCAAGACCTGAGGATGTGTATCACATTTCCAGGAAGTTTTTAGGTAGCTGCAATTTTATGTAGAAGCCAAACAGTTGATTTAGTTGGCAACTGTTTTTGTTATGTGTCTTTGCAGTGTTCTCTGCACAGTTTTTTGAATTAAACATTGCTAGTATTACTCCATCATACCTATTTGGGCTTTTGGTGTCACGGTTTGGCGGCCACTGATTTGTTTTTTCTCCGAACAGGCAGATTTGCTTGTTCTCCCCTGCAAAAGCTCAAGCCTATTGGTGCAACAGTAGTGGATCAGCTAGATATTATGCAGCCATACAAGCTAATGGACCAGAAAGTGTCATTTGGCCTTGATGACAAGTTGTTGGATGTTAAGCTGCCACCATCTTCCTGGAGAGAGGATCAGGATCCAGCAAACCAACGTGATTCTTTTCCCAAGCCATTGGTTTCACCTCTGGAAGGTAGAAGGGGAAGTTTAAATGGGATCCAATATGAAAGCGGACTTTTCTCCAGCTCCCTTCCAGACATTTTTTACAAGAAAAGTGAGCCATCATACTTTGTTTCTTATGTTCTCTTTGACTGAATGTATTTTGTAGTACTGCACAAGGAGCAGCTTGTTTCTACTAGCAATAGTTAAAAAATCAGTGCATGAATATAAAAAGGAAGAAAGGGTCTGGGAAGTAGTTGGGAAAAGATGAATAGAAGAGAATATAAACAAAGCGAATTTACTGCCTTTTACCTTTAAGAATCTTGCTTCTTTATTCACTGATCCTTTCTACTAGCTGAAAGAATCCGCTGGCTTAGTGAGCCTTCATCTTTTCAATTTTTTATACTGCATCCAAGAAAAAAAAGGGTCTGGTTCCAGCAACAATTTAATCTCATGTTCATTTGCTGCTGTGCAGTAAGATTAACGCCAAAGAACAGTGTTGTTGGTCAGCTGGTTGAAAAAGTTGATCTCAACCATGCCAGATGGCGAGCCTTTTGAGTTGACAAAGGAAATTGAGACCCAAATAATAGGGAACCTGCTCCCTGACGATGACGACTTATTGTCAGGTGTTTTTGGTGATATTGGGTATACCCATGCTAATAATCaggatgagattgatgatgatatATTTTTTACTGGAGGTGGAATGGAATTCAAAGCAGATGGAAATAGCAAATTGTCAAAAGTTAATGGTGGAGCTAGTTGTAGTCagaccatggta is part of the Miscanthus floridulus cultivar M001 chromosome 9, ASM1932011v1, whole genome shotgun sequence genome and encodes:
- the LOC136481986 gene encoding uncharacterized protein; the protein is MGSGDQAANPLSSFLRQPGAFSLSRRVAMARDATATAVPALRPWLVDLLPVLVVLVIAAHVLALGYWIYRLATDGSRQPARSKKH